One Roseomonas sp. OT10 DNA window includes the following coding sequences:
- a CDS encoding bifunctional 5-dehydro-2-deoxygluconokinase/5-dehydro-2-deoxyphosphogluconate aldolase, with product MAESPQLDGITLDVITLGRCSVDLYGQQIGGRMEDMASFAKAVGGSPTNIAVGSARLGLRAGLVTRVGDEAFGRFIREQLTREGVDTSTVVTDPHRLTALAVVGVRDDHGFPLIFYRQDCADMALSAADIDAGAIARAGALVVTGTHFSTPGVEGASRAAIDAARAAGRRVALDIDYRPNLWGLAHAGAGEDRYVASARVTGVLRSVLPLCDLIVGTEEEFRIAGGAEDVHDALRAVRAASPAALVLKQGPMGCTVFPGPIPDRLEDGLRGRGFPIEVYNVLGAGDGFMAGFLRGWLRGEGWETCSTWANACGAFAVSRLLCAPEYPSWAELQHFLTEGSPHRALRKDATLNHLHHATTRRVLPDSLMAFAIDHRSQLEEMAERAGADPARLAAFKRLAVQAARQVAGGRPGYGMLLDGTHGREALFEAEGTELWLARPMERPGSRPLRFDGAHDPGMAMLEWPVTQTAKCLCFYHPDDPAPLRAEQEEALLAYHEACRRQGRECLVEIIASRHGPLGSGTTAAILERLYALGLRPDWWKLEAQPDAAAWAAIAEVIDAHDPYCRGILLLGLDAPLPELAQAFALAARCPHLRGFAIGRSIFAEPAEAWLAGRTTDAEAVAAMAHRFATLCAAWQDAQAAAPAVAA from the coding sequence ATGGCAGAATCGCCGCAGCTCGACGGCATCACGCTCGATGTCATCACCCTGGGCCGTTGCTCGGTCGACCTCTACGGCCAGCAGATCGGCGGCCGGATGGAGGACATGGCGAGCTTCGCCAAGGCGGTCGGCGGCTCCCCCACCAACATCGCGGTCGGCAGCGCCCGGCTCGGCCTGCGCGCCGGCCTCGTCACCCGCGTCGGCGACGAGGCCTTCGGGCGCTTCATCCGCGAGCAGTTGACGCGCGAGGGGGTGGATACCTCCACCGTCGTCACCGACCCGCACCGCCTCACCGCGCTGGCCGTCGTCGGCGTGCGCGACGACCACGGCTTCCCGCTGATCTTCTATCGCCAGGACTGCGCCGACATGGCGCTCTCGGCGGCCGACATCGACGCCGGCGCCATCGCCCGCGCGGGCGCGCTGGTGGTGACGGGCACGCATTTCAGCACGCCGGGCGTCGAGGGCGCCTCCCGCGCCGCGATCGACGCCGCGCGCGCCGCCGGGCGGCGGGTGGCGCTGGACATCGACTACCGCCCCAACCTCTGGGGCCTGGCGCATGCCGGGGCGGGGGAGGACCGCTACGTCGCCTCCGCCCGCGTCACCGGGGTGCTGCGCAGCGTGCTGCCGCTCTGCGACCTGATCGTGGGCACGGAGGAGGAGTTCCGCATCGCCGGCGGCGCCGAGGATGTCCACGACGCCCTGCGCGCCGTGCGCGCCGCGAGCCCGGCCGCGCTGGTGCTGAAGCAGGGGCCGATGGGCTGCACCGTCTTCCCCGGCCCCATCCCCGACCGGCTGGAGGACGGGCTGCGCGGCCGCGGCTTCCCGATCGAGGTGTACAACGTGCTCGGTGCGGGCGACGGCTTCATGGCCGGCTTCCTGCGCGGCTGGCTGCGCGGCGAGGGGTGGGAGACCTGCTCCACCTGGGCCAATGCCTGCGGCGCCTTCGCCGTCTCCCGCCTGCTCTGCGCGCCCGAATACCCGAGCTGGGCGGAGTTGCAGCACTTCCTGACCGAAGGCAGCCCGCACCGCGCGCTGCGCAAGGACGCCACCCTCAACCACCTGCACCACGCCACCACGCGCCGCGTGCTGCCCGACAGCCTGATGGCCTTCGCCATCGACCATCGTTCCCAGCTGGAGGAGATGGCGGAGCGCGCAGGCGCCGACCCCGCGCGCCTCGCCGCCTTCAAGCGGCTGGCGGTGCAGGCGGCGCGCCAGGTCGCCGGCGGCCGCCCGGGCTACGGCATGCTGCTCGACGGCACCCATGGCCGCGAGGCGCTGTTCGAGGCGGAGGGCACGGAGCTGTGGCTCGCCCGCCCGATGGAGCGCCCCGGCTCCCGCCCGCTGCGCTTCGACGGCGCGCACGACCCGGGCATGGCCATGCTGGAATGGCCCGTCACCCAGACCGCCAAGTGCCTCTGCTTCTACCACCCCGACGACCCCGCCCCGCTGCGCGCCGAGCAGGAGGAGGCCCTGCTCGCCTATCACGAGGCCTGCCGCCGCCAGGGCCGCGAGTGCCTGGTTGAGATCATCGCCTCCCGCCACGGCCCGCTGGGGAGCGGCACCACCGCCGCCATCCTCGAACGCCTCTACGCCCTCGGCCTGCGCCCCGACTGGTGGAAGCTGGAGGCCCAGCCCGACGCCGCCGCCTGGGCCGCCATCGCCGAGGTCATCGACGCGCACGACCCCTATTGCCGCGGCATCCTCCTCCTCGGCCTCGACGCCCCCCTGCCCGAGCTGGCCCAGGCCTTCGCCCTCGCCGCCCGCTGCCCCCACCTTCGCGGCTTCGCCATCGGCCGCAGCATCTTCGCCGAGCCCGCCGAAGCCTGGCTCGCCGGCCGCACCACCGACGCCGAGGCCGTCGCCGCCATGGCCCACCGCTTCGCCACCCTCTGCGCCGCCTGGCAGGACGCCCAGGCCGCCGCGCCGGCAGTGGCGGCATGA
- the iolD gene encoding 3D-(3,5/4)-trihydroxycyclohexane-1,2-dione acylhydrolase (decyclizing), which produces MTRLTTAQALVRYLAAQQAGDGAALFAGVWAIFGHGNVAGMGEALWGVRETLPTLRAHSEQGMAHAAVAFAKASGRRRMMACTSSIGPGATNMVTAAALAHVNRLPVLLLPGDVFAGRRPDPVLQQVEDFGDGTVSANDCFRPVSRYFDRIARPEQLLTALPRAMAVLTDPAECGPVTLALCQDTQAEAFDWPEEFFAPRRWAPRRPRPDRAELEEAARLLRAAQRPLIVAGGGVHYSGATGALAEFATAHGIPVAETQAGKAAMPHGHPLNLGAIGVTGTAAANALAERADLVLAVGTRLQDFTTGSWALFRDPGRVLVGLNVQPFDAGKHFARPLVADAREGLAALDEALAGHRAPEAWAVAGRTALAAWEREAAAVTAPTNAPLPSDAQVIGAVQRAAGPRTVVVGAAGGLPGELHKLWQATAPGGYHLEYGFSCMGYEIAGGLGVKLARPDTDVIVMLGDGSYLMLNSELATAVAMGAKLTVVLLDNRGFGCIGRLQGATGGAPFNNLLPEETPRIDFRAHAESLGAVAEHVASVAELEAALARAKGSPRTTVLVIDTDPRESTAAGGHWWDVGVPEVSDRAEVREARARYEEARAEQALGR; this is translated from the coding sequence ATGACCCGCCTCACCACCGCGCAGGCGCTCGTGCGCTACTTGGCCGCGCAGCAGGCGGGCGACGGGGCGGCGTTGTTCGCCGGGGTTTGGGCGATCTTCGGGCATGGCAACGTGGCCGGGATGGGCGAGGCACTGTGGGGCGTGCGGGAGACGCTGCCGACGCTGCGGGCGCATAGCGAGCAGGGGATGGCGCATGCGGCCGTGGCCTTCGCCAAGGCCAGCGGGCGGCGGCGGATGATGGCCTGCACCAGCTCCATCGGGCCGGGGGCGACGAACATGGTGACGGCGGCGGCGCTGGCGCATGTGAACCGCCTGCCGGTGCTGCTGCTGCCCGGCGACGTCTTCGCGGGGCGGCGACCCGATCCGGTGTTGCAGCAGGTCGAGGATTTCGGGGACGGCACCGTTTCCGCCAATGACTGCTTCCGGCCGGTGTCGCGCTACTTCGACCGCATCGCGCGGCCGGAGCAGTTGCTGACCGCCTTACCGCGCGCGATGGCGGTGCTGACCGATCCGGCGGAATGCGGGCCGGTGACGCTGGCGCTGTGCCAGGACACCCAGGCGGAGGCCTTCGACTGGCCGGAGGAATTCTTCGCGCCGCGCCGCTGGGCGCCGCGCCGGCCGCGGCCGGACCGCGCGGAGCTGGAGGAGGCGGCGCGCCTGCTGCGTGCGGCGCAGCGGCCGCTGATCGTGGCGGGCGGCGGCGTGCACTACAGCGGCGCGACGGGGGCGCTGGCGGAGTTCGCGACGGCGCACGGCATCCCGGTGGCGGAGACCCAGGCGGGGAAGGCCGCCATGCCGCACGGGCACCCGCTGAACCTGGGCGCCATCGGCGTCACCGGGACGGCGGCCGCGAACGCGCTGGCGGAACGGGCCGATCTGGTGCTGGCGGTGGGGACGCGGTTGCAGGACTTCACCACCGGCTCCTGGGCGCTGTTCCGCGATCCCGGGCGGGTGCTGGTGGGGCTGAACGTGCAGCCCTTCGATGCCGGCAAGCACTTCGCGCGGCCGCTGGTGGCGGATGCGCGAGAGGGGCTGGCGGCGCTGGACGAGGCGCTGGCGGGGCACCGCGCGCCCGAAGCCTGGGCGGTGGCGGGGCGCACGGCGCTGGCCGCCTGGGAGCGGGAGGCGGCCGCCGTGACCGCCCCCACCAACGCGCCGCTGCCTTCGGACGCGCAGGTGATCGGCGCGGTGCAGCGTGCGGCGGGGCCACGGACCGTGGTGGTGGGCGCGGCCGGCGGACTGCCGGGCGAGCTGCACAAGCTGTGGCAGGCGACGGCGCCGGGCGGCTACCACCTGGAATACGGCTTCTCCTGCATGGGCTACGAGATCGCCGGCGGGTTGGGCGTGAAGCTGGCGCGGCCGGACACCGACGTGATCGTGATGCTGGGCGACGGCAGCTACCTGATGCTGAACTCCGAGCTGGCGACGGCGGTCGCGATGGGCGCGAAGCTGACCGTCGTGCTGCTGGACAATCGCGGCTTCGGCTGCATCGGCCGCTTGCAGGGGGCCACGGGCGGCGCGCCGTTCAACAACCTGCTGCCCGAGGAGACGCCGCGCATCGACTTCCGCGCCCATGCGGAGAGCCTGGGCGCCGTGGCCGAGCATGTCGCCTCGGTGGCGGAGCTGGAGGCGGCGCTGGCCCGGGCGAAGGGATCGCCCCGCACCACGGTCCTGGTGATCGACACCGACCCGCGCGAGTCCACCGCGGCGGGCGGGCACTGGTGGGATGTGGGCGTGCCCGAGGTCTCGGACCGCGCCGAGGTGCGCGAGGCCCGCGCCCGCTACGAGGAGGCCCGCGCGGAACAGGCGCTGGGACGATGA
- the iolE gene encoding myo-inosose-2 dehydratase codes for MSTPRIRLGTNPIAWSNDDLRTLGGATPLETCLREAREAGFDGIELGHKFPRTAPELQAVLSAHDLALVSGWYSCELLVRDAKAEIAAMQPHLDLLRGCGAEVLIIAETSNAIHGDQGIPLSRRPVLADADWATFGARLTEVGKAVADAGLALVYHHHMGTVVQSGAEIDRLMDSTGSALHLLLDTGHATFGGADPVALARRWRERIRHVHTKDIRRAVMEESRAKDWSFLDSVVAGVFTVPGDGMVDFRAVLAELPGYHGWLVIEAEQDPEKANPLRYARMGHDNLARFAAGAGMERAA; via the coding sequence ATGAGCACGCCACGCATCCGCCTGGGCACCAACCCCATCGCCTGGTCGAACGACGACCTGCGCACGCTGGGCGGCGCCACCCCGCTGGAGACCTGCCTGCGCGAGGCGCGCGAGGCGGGCTTCGACGGCATCGAGCTGGGGCACAAGTTCCCCCGCACCGCGCCGGAGCTGCAAGCGGTGCTGTCGGCGCACGACCTCGCCTTGGTCTCCGGCTGGTATTCCTGCGAGCTGCTGGTCCGCGACGCCAAGGCGGAGATCGCGGCGATGCAACCGCATCTCGACCTGCTGCGCGGCTGCGGCGCGGAGGTGCTGATCATCGCCGAGACCTCCAACGCCATCCATGGCGACCAGGGCATCCCCCTCTCCCGCCGCCCGGTGCTGGCCGACGCGGACTGGGCGACGTTCGGCGCGCGGCTGACCGAGGTGGGCAAGGCCGTGGCCGATGCGGGCCTCGCGCTGGTCTACCACCACCACATGGGCACGGTGGTGCAGAGCGGGGCGGAGATCGACCGGCTGATGGACTCCACCGGCTCGGCGCTGCACCTGCTGCTGGACACGGGGCACGCGACCTTCGGCGGCGCCGATCCGGTGGCGCTGGCCCGCCGCTGGCGGGAGCGCATCCGCCACGTCCACACCAAGGACATCCGCCGCGCGGTGATGGAGGAATCCCGGGCGAAGGATTGGAGCTTCCTCGACAGCGTCGTGGCCGGCGTCTTCACCGTGCCCGGCGACGGCATGGTGGATTTTCGGGCCGTGCTGGCGGAACTCCCCGGCTATCACGGCTGGCTGGTGATCGAGGCGGAGCAGGACCCGGAGAAGGCGAACCCGCTGCGCTATGCCCGGATGGGCCACGACAATCTCGCGCGCTTCGCGGCCGGCGCCGGGATGGAGCGCGCGGCATGA
- the iolB gene encoding 5-deoxy-glucuronate isomerase: MSSALLRRAGKPDAQGRVHHVTPENAGWTHVGFDLYRLEAGQSVSGGEAAREFCLVPVTGRAAVSTGGVRVEGVGGRASPFEGRPDAVYVPAGTDWRVEAETALELAVCSAPGKPGLPPRRIAPEGIAPETRGEGSNRRVVHNILPETEPAEGLLVVEVLTPAGNWSSYPPHKHDRDAFPDETLLEETYYHRLDPAQGFAVQRVYTDERDLDEVLAVGDGDVVLVPRGYHPVGAPHGYRLYYLNVMAGPRRAWRFHNDPAHEWMLRRPAE; the protein is encoded by the coding sequence ATGAGCAGCGCCCTGCTGCGCCGCGCGGGCAAGCCGGACGCCCAGGGGCGCGTGCACCACGTCACGCCGGAGAATGCGGGCTGGACGCATGTCGGCTTCGACCTCTACCGGCTGGAGGCGGGGCAGTCCGTCTCGGGCGGCGAGGCGGCGCGGGAGTTCTGCCTCGTCCCCGTCACCGGCCGCGCCGCCGTCAGCACGGGCGGCGTGCGGGTGGAGGGGGTCGGCGGCCGCGCCTCGCCCTTCGAGGGCAGGCCGGATGCCGTCTACGTCCCCGCCGGCACCGACTGGCGGGTGGAGGCGGAGACGGCGCTGGAACTGGCCGTCTGCTCCGCCCCCGGGAAGCCCGGCCTGCCGCCGCGCCGCATCGCGCCCGAGGGCATCGCGCCGGAGACGCGCGGCGAGGGCAGCAACCGCCGCGTCGTCCACAACATCCTGCCGGAGACGGAGCCCGCCGAGGGGCTGCTGGTGGTGGAGGTGCTGACGCCCGCGGGGAACTGGTCCTCCTATCCGCCGCACAAGCATGACCGCGACGCCTTCCCGGACGAGACGCTGCTGGAGGAAACCTACTACCACCGGCTCGACCCGGCGCAGGGCTTCGCGGTGCAGCGCGTCTACACGGACGAACGCGACCTGGACGAGGTGCTGGCGGTGGGCGACGGCGACGTGGTGCTGGTGCCGCGCGGCTACCATCCGGTGGGGGCGCCGCATGGCTACCGGCTCTACTACCTGAACGTCATGGCGGGGCCGCGCCGCGCCTGGCGCTTCCACAACGACCCTGCTCACGAGTGGATGCTGCGGCGCCCCGCGGAGTAG
- a CDS encoding ABC transporter substrate-binding protein has protein sequence MSKGVMRRAALLLGGVLAVAMAPGGARAQGNSLVMYCGVNEAWCRAAATAFQAQTGVRVDMTRQSAGEIFARLRAERTNPRGDVWYGGTGDPHLQAASDDLTEPYRSEALPQLRDWAQQQAARSQNRTVGIYMGALGFGYNERELKRRNLPVPACWEDLLKPEYKGEVQMANPNASGTTWTMLATLVQLMGEDKAFDYLKRLNVNIDQYTSAGAAPAQAVMRGETLIGIAFQHDLVDAAKQNPAVKVVSPCEGTGFEIGSMSIIRGARHPEEAKRFYEWALTPAAQAIAAQHGSYQLPSNTGTPVPPEAPDISSIKLINYDFEKYGSSAERTRLLSRWTREVQNAR, from the coding sequence ATGTCCAAGGGTGTGATGCGGCGCGCGGCGCTGCTGCTGGGCGGCGTTCTCGCGGTCGCCATGGCGCCGGGCGGGGCGCGGGCGCAGGGCAACAGCCTCGTGATGTATTGCGGCGTGAACGAGGCCTGGTGCCGCGCCGCCGCCACCGCCTTCCAGGCGCAGACGGGCGTGCGCGTGGACATGACGCGCCAGAGCGCGGGCGAGATCTTCGCCCGCCTGCGCGCCGAGCGGACCAACCCGCGCGGCGACGTGTGGTACGGCGGCACGGGCGACCCGCACCTCCAGGCTGCCTCCGACGATCTGACGGAGCCCTATCGCTCCGAGGCGCTGCCACAACTGCGCGACTGGGCGCAGCAGCAGGCGGCGCGGTCGCAGAACCGCACCGTCGGCATCTACATGGGCGCGCTGGGCTTCGGCTACAACGAGCGGGAGCTGAAGCGCCGCAACCTGCCCGTGCCGGCCTGCTGGGAGGACCTGCTGAAGCCCGAGTACAAGGGCGAGGTGCAGATGGCCAACCCCAACGCCTCCGGCACCACCTGGACCATGCTGGCGACGCTGGTGCAGCTGATGGGCGAGGACAAGGCCTTTGACTACCTCAAGCGCCTGAACGTCAACATCGACCAGTACACCAGCGCCGGCGCCGCCCCCGCCCAGGCGGTGATGCGCGGCGAGACGCTGATCGGCATCGCCTTCCAGCACGACCTGGTGGACGCGGCGAAGCAGAACCCGGCGGTGAAGGTGGTCTCGCCCTGCGAGGGCACGGGCTTCGAGATCGGCTCGATGAGCATCATCCGCGGCGCCCGCCATCCGGAGGAGGCGAAGCGCTTCTACGAATGGGCGCTGACCCCCGCGGCCCAGGCCATCGCGGCGCAGCACGGCTCCTACCAGCTTCCTTCCAACACCGGCACGCCGGTGCCGCCGGAGGCGCCGGACATCAGCTCCATCAAGCTGATCAACTACGACTTCGAGAAGTACGGCTCCTCGGCCGAGCGCACCCGCCTGCTCTCGCGCTGGACGCGCGAAGTGCAGAACGCGCGCTGA
- a CDS encoding ABC transporter permease — translation MSAALLSVPRQGKARSIRHAAWWWLAAWAASLLALPWYGQEGGLSSLLRGAGAEALPAAWQATLGGRPWLLPLLVPPLLAAWAVAGRRPGPLVAAGIAALAWLVLEAFGIRAHGWRLEGLGWLFGATAAQPALGWGALLYAVAAMVLLAYGLAWKGWCKGEVFTIASIGLVCGSILVFVGYPVLCVLVSAFQDNDGNLDLPLFAGKLTAEAIWGLDCVTGPGRCGVAWNSLAQAILVGVLSTLLGLAFALVATRTRFPFPRLLKLLSLLPVITPPFVIGLALILYFGRAGLVTVWLQEWFGLPRSRWIYGMPGLTIAQLLAFTPISFLVLQGVLQGVSPSLEEASQTLRSGRWRTFRHVTWPLIRPGLANAFLIAFIESLADFGNPIMIGGNFQVLSVAIYFAVVGAAHDQGQAAVLAIVLLIFTLSAFLLQRLWLGRRSYVTVTGKGDSGQPLRLPRGLRIACLAVVIPWLLLTVAIYGLILVGGFITAIGSDNSFTLRHFLTAFAIERGVDGWFLAGSAWSSLLTTLRVALLAMPLTAALGILTAWLLNRQSFAGRGAFEFLTMMSFAIPGTVIGISYILAFNVPPLELTGTGLIMVIAFIFRNMPVGIRAGLANLSQVDRSLDEASLTLGARSAATLRRVLLPILRPAIATAMVYSFVRAITSVSAVIFLVSGEYNLATVYIVGRAEYGEYGIAIVYSAVLIAIMVAALLLIQALVGERRIGRRSATEALPVPGEKVPARA, via the coding sequence GTGAGCGCCGCTCTCCTTTCTGTCCCCCGCCAGGGCAAGGCCCGCAGCATCCGCCACGCGGCGTGGTGGTGGCTGGCCGCCTGGGCCGCCTCGCTGCTGGCGCTGCCCTGGTACGGGCAGGAGGGCGGGCTCTCCTCCCTGCTGCGCGGCGCCGGCGCCGAGGCGCTGCCGGCCGCGTGGCAGGCGACGCTCGGCGGCCGCCCCTGGCTGCTGCCGCTGCTGGTCCCGCCGCTGCTGGCCGCCTGGGCCGTGGCCGGGCGCCGCCCCGGGCCGCTGGTGGCGGCGGGCATCGCCGCGCTGGCCTGGCTGGTGCTGGAGGCCTTCGGCATCCGCGCGCATGGCTGGCGGCTGGAGGGGCTGGGCTGGCTGTTCGGCGCCACCGCCGCGCAGCCGGCCCTGGGCTGGGGGGCGCTGCTCTACGCCGTGGCCGCCATGGTGCTGCTGGCCTATGGCCTCGCCTGGAAGGGCTGGTGCAAGGGCGAGGTCTTCACCATCGCCTCGATCGGGCTGGTCTGCGGCTCGATCCTCGTCTTCGTCGGCTATCCCGTGCTCTGCGTCCTCGTCTCCGCCTTCCAGGACAATGACGGCAACCTCGACCTGCCGCTCTTCGCCGGCAAGCTGACGGCGGAAGCCATCTGGGGGCTGGACTGCGTCACCGGGCCCGGGCGCTGCGGCGTCGCCTGGAACTCGCTGGCCCAGGCGATCCTGGTGGGGGTGCTGAGCACGCTGCTCGGCCTCGCCTTCGCGCTGGTGGCCACCCGCACCCGCTTCCCCTTCCCGCGCCTGCTGAAGCTGCTCTCGCTGCTGCCCGTCATCACGCCGCCCTTCGTCATCGGCCTCGCGCTGATCCTGTATTTCGGCCGCGCCGGGCTGGTGACGGTGTGGCTGCAGGAGTGGTTCGGCCTGCCGCGCTCGCGCTGGATCTACGGCATGCCGGGGCTGACCATCGCCCAGCTCCTGGCCTTCACGCCGATCTCCTTCCTCGTGCTGCAAGGCGTGCTGCAAGGCGTCAGCCCCAGCCTGGAGGAGGCGTCGCAGACCCTGCGCTCCGGCCGCTGGCGCACCTTCCGCCACGTCACCTGGCCGCTGATCCGGCCGGGTCTCGCCAATGCCTTCCTGATCGCCTTCATCGAGAGCCTGGCCGATTTCGGCAACCCGATCATGATCGGCGGCAACTTCCAGGTGCTCTCGGTCGCCATCTACTTCGCCGTGGTGGGGGCGGCGCACGACCAGGGGCAGGCGGCGGTGCTGGCCATCGTGCTGCTGATCTTCACCCTCTCCGCCTTCCTGCTGCAACGGCTCTGGCTCGGGCGGCGCTCCTACGTGACGGTGACGGGCAAGGGGGATTCCGGCCAGCCGCTGCGCCTGCCGCGGGGGTTGCGGATCGCCTGCCTCGCCGTCGTCATCCCCTGGCTGCTGCTGACGGTCGCGATCTACGGGCTGATCCTGGTCGGCGGCTTCATCACCGCGATCGGCAGCGACAACAGCTTCACGCTGCGCCACTTCCTGACCGCCTTCGCCATCGAGCGGGGGGTGGATGGCTGGTTCCTGGCCGGTTCCGCCTGGAGCTCGCTGCTGACCACGCTGCGGGTGGCGCTGCTGGCCATGCCGCTGACGGCCGCCCTGGGCATCCTCACCGCTTGGCTGCTGAACCGGCAGAGCTTCGCCGGGCGCGGCGCCTTCGAATTCCTGACGATGATGAGCTTCGCCATCCCCGGCACGGTGATCGGCATCAGCTACATCCTGGCCTTCAACGTGCCGCCGCTGGAGCTGACGGGGACGGGGCTGATCATGGTGATCGCCTTCATCTTCCGGAACATGCCGGTGGGTATCCGCGCCGGGCTCGCCAACCTCAGCCAGGTGGACCGCAGCCTGGACGAGGCGTCGCTGACCCTCGGCGCGCGCTCCGCCGCCACCCTGCGGCGCGTGCTGCTGCCGATCCTGCGGCCGGCCATCGCCACCGCCATGGTCTACAGCTTCGTGCGCGCCATCACCTCCGTCAGCGCGGTGATCTTCCTGGTCAGCGGCGAGTACAACCTCGCCACCGTCTACATCGTCGGCCGCGCCGAGTACGGCGAGTACGGCATCGCCATCGTCTACTCCGCCGTGCTGATCGCCATCATGGTCGCGGCGCTGCTGCTGATCCAGGCCCTGGTGGGCGAGCGGCGGATCGGCCGCCGCTCCGCCACCGAGGCGTTGCCGGTTCCGGGCGAGAAGGTCCCTGCGAGGGCATGA
- a CDS encoding ABC transporter ATP-binding protein has product MNEMTRGRPAADALSAAPPAVRFEAVVKRYGPVLAVNAVSFDIARGTLVTLLGPSGCGKTSTLRLVAGLEHPNGGRILIDGQDVTHLSAAERDVSMVFQSYALFPHMTVMENVCYGLRAAGTPRARAEAMAAEKLAAVGLAGFEKRLPSELSGGQQQRVAVARAIVLEPKVLLFDEPLSNLDAKLRRRVRADIRALQQSLGLTVVYVTHDQEEALAVSDRIIVMRGGVIVQDGAPRDLYERPSSRFIADFIGNANLLPVTLRREDETVAQVRLGPLLLRLPHRGLADGPAELAVRPQCLRLTPGAATADAVPGTVRKAAYLGDHMEYEVVLEGVPDDVLVIDPDVLSALPEGSAVGVRIDADGAVVVPA; this is encoded by the coding sequence ATGAACGAGATGACCCGTGGCCGGCCCGCGGCAGATGCCCTCTCCGCCGCCCCGCCGGCAGTGCGCTTCGAGGCGGTGGTGAAGCGCTACGGCCCGGTGTTGGCGGTGAACGCCGTCAGCTTCGACATCGCGCGCGGCACGCTGGTGACGCTGCTCGGGCCCTCGGGCTGCGGCAAGACCTCCACCTTGCGTCTCGTCGCCGGGCTGGAGCACCCGAATGGCGGGCGCATCCTGATCGACGGGCAGGACGTGACCCACCTCTCGGCGGCCGAGCGCGACGTCTCCATGGTGTTCCAGTCCTACGCGCTGTTCCCGCACATGACGGTGATGGAGAACGTCTGCTACGGGCTGCGCGCCGCCGGCACCCCGCGCGCCCGGGCGGAGGCGATGGCGGCGGAGAAGCTCGCGGCCGTCGGCCTCGCGGGCTTCGAGAAGCGCCTGCCCAGCGAGCTGTCCGGCGGGCAGCAGCAGCGCGTGGCGGTGGCGCGCGCCATCGTGCTGGAGCCCAAGGTGCTGCTGTTCGACGAGCCGCTCTCCAACCTCGACGCCAAGCTGCGCCGGCGGGTGCGGGCCGACATCCGCGCGCTCCAGCAATCCCTCGGCCTGACCGTGGTCTACGTCACCCATGACCAGGAGGAGGCGCTCGCCGTCTCCGACCGGATCATCGTCATGCGTGGGGGTGTGATCGTGCAGGACGGCGCGCCGCGCGACCTCTACGAACGGCCGAGCAGCCGCTTCATCGCCGACTTCATCGGCAACGCCAACCTCCTCCCCGTGACGCTGCGGCGGGAGGACGAGACGGTGGCGCAGGTCCGGCTCGGTCCCCTCCTCCTGCGCCTGCCGCATCGCGGGCTGGCGGACGGGCCGGCGGAGCTGGCGGTGCGGCCGCAATGCCTGCGCCTGACCCCGGGCGCCGCCACGGCGGACGCCGTCCCGGGCACCGTCCGCAAGGCCGCGTATCTCGGCGACCACATGGAATACGAGGTGGTGCTGGAAGGCGTGCCGGACGACGTGCTGGTGATCGACCCCGACGTGCTTTCCGCCCTGCCGGAGGGCAGCGCGGTGGGCGTGCGGATCGACGCCGACGGCGCGGTGGTGGTGCCGGCATGA
- a CDS encoding inositol monophosphatase family protein — protein MSGDPIADRLAFAIGLAVECGALAQRMRHGLGKPDAKNPIDFCTEADRAVEALIRTRVADAFGDAVIGEEEGGEAADSVWVVDPIDGTAGYIHGTPRWCVSLSYVRDGRTQVGVIFAPDSDRLFAARRGGGAVLNGRPIAVSHLRHGAAPVIELGWSGRRGLDEFCALLHRLTEAGIEFRRHGSGALGLAEAAAGLSDGYVELHMNAWDCLAGLLLVEEAGGQVNDVLAGNGLTEGNLVLAATPEVAPRLAAMLGTTLVGADSALA, from the coding sequence ATGAGCGGCGACCCGATCGCCGACCGCCTGGCCTTCGCCATCGGCCTCGCCGTGGAATGCGGCGCGCTCGCGCAGCGCATGCGCCACGGGCTGGGCAAGCCGGACGCCAAGAACCCGATCGACTTCTGTACCGAGGCCGACCGCGCCGTGGAGGCGCTGATCCGCACCCGCGTGGCCGACGCCTTCGGCGATGCGGTGATCGGCGAGGAGGAGGGGGGCGAGGCGGCCGACAGCGTCTGGGTGGTGGACCCGATCGACGGCACCGCCGGCTACATCCACGGCACGCCGCGCTGGTGCGTCTCGCTCTCCTACGTGCGCGACGGACGCACGCAGGTCGGCGTGATCTTCGCCCCCGACAGCGACCGGCTCTTCGCCGCACGACGCGGCGGCGGGGCGGTGCTGAACGGGCGGCCCATCGCCGTCAGCCACCTGCGGCACGGCGCCGCGCCGGTGATCGAGCTGGGCTGGTCCGGCCGCCGCGGCCTGGACGAATTCTGCGCCCTGCTGCACCGGCTGACCGAGGCGGGGATCGAGTTTCGCCGCCACGGCTCCGGTGCACTGGGCCTGGCCGAGGCCGCCGCCGGGCTGAGCGACGGCTATGTCGAGCTGCACATGAACGCCTGGGACTGCCTCGCCGGCCTGCTGCTGGTCGAGGAGGCAGGCGGGCAGGTCAACGACGTGCTGGCCGGGAACGGGCTGACCGAGGGCAACCTCGTTCTGGCCGCGACGCCGGAGGTCGCGCCTCGCCTCGCCGCGATGCTGGGCACCACGCTCGTCGGGGCGGATTCCGCCCTGGCCTGA